GGGATTGTTGTTAATTTGTTACTCTGTACTTTAATTTCTTGTAGCAATTGAACAAATCGATATCCCACGCATTCTATCCCAGCAAGGCGGTGAAACTGTTTATCCCCTACCAAGAATTAGAAGTTTAGAAGTCCACCCAAAGTTGAATTTAGCTGCCTTGATGTTTGCAGTTAAGCGTTGCCTTTGCTATTCCTATCCTATTCGAACAGATTGTTGATTTTAAGAGAACTGACTGGTTGTTTTCCAGCAGAATATGACAGGTGGGGAAAACGCAAAAAATAAAGCTGCCTACACCAGGGAAGGCAGGAAACAACTCTTTGCAGTCCTGCAAAGTGCAAGGGGATCATCAGGTATTTAATTATGGCTTTTTTTGGGGGAGGTTATTCTTATTCATGCTAACCATGACTGTGTTTAACAGTTTTTTAGCATCATCAGATAGTAAGATCTTCAGTTAATACTTAATTGAAATCATTATGTTTAAGTTGTTGCACTGAGTACAAAGTGGTTTGTTTTGTAAACAAATTTCAACTATATAACCATCAAGAAATTGTGAGCGTTGCATTACTCCATATCTTAGGGTGCTACTCATTTCCTAATTATGATATCGGGCAGGACGTTTTGTTTGCTTTAGACTTGTGAGCATAAAATTGACAAATACTTGATAGCTGTCATGTATAGCTTAATATAAAGTGTAAGACATCAGATGAAGGGATGAAGATTCACGAACTCGATCTTATATCATGCTTTCAAGAATTCTGATAACAATTACTGAAGCAAACTTAATCACAGAGATTTCTTGGAACTCTAAATCATATTACATAAGATTACAAAACTATCCATTCACATGCACATTTATATAATGGTAGACCAGAGCACACATGAAAATGGAGGAAGTCTTGTAAAAAGTAATGTTTAAAAAACAGTTGCTTTCTGTAAGTTTTACTTACTGTTTGGTTTGATGTGATTTCGATAGCATCTGCTTTGAAGGAGAAACTCCAAGCCCTTGGGTCATCAGGAGTTCTAGCAGATCATCAACTTCAAGCCCAGTTGCAAGAGCATCATATGAAAGGGTAAAGCTTACTTTGCTTTGTCCTCGTTACCCAAGATGATGATATTCAAAATGCTGCGCATTCaattttttcattataatatGCTATGCGGAATTTTTAATTGAAATGTAATATACTTGAGAgcttaataagtaaaaaacaaCTCCCTCTCCCTCTCTCCCTCTGAAATCTGAATAAGTGGAAAACAGggtgaaggttttgttgattttaaatgtggtttttgttttgttttgttttgccAGGCCCAGTCAGCTTACAATCTCAGATATAGCACGGAAGGCTTTTTTATTCAGTGTATGTTCTCATTCTTACCTTGTTATCTCTTCATTAAATGTAACACTTTCTCTGTTCCAATGAGGATCTAAGCTTCCATCTGGGACTAAAAGTCTTACTGTTTAAATTTATACTTGATGCGTGGATTAAAAGCTATCTGAGAAAAAAATTTCCGACTACATTaatcttcatagaaaatacgtGTAGAATAacattggtatcagagccagaaCTACCTTTCGAGGTTCCAACACTCGGAGCGATGGTTTATGTAGTAGTGACTTGGACTAAAAAAAAGGTTGTCAGCCGTGACCAATgaggacgttggctcttcaaTGGGTGGGGTATTGTTACAATTTCACATCaaccaagtatgggattggttggttgTTTATAAGTCTGGGTGTCCCCTCCTCTTCTAAGCTAGCTTTttggagtgagttctacacctagatTGTAGGTTGGTGgaagcctattatgggatggctTTGTATTAGAATGAATATTGTATTAATTTAAAGAGCTTTTGGATTGTAGTGGGTTACATGTATTATTAGGAATATAGATCAAATGTGAGTGTAATTGAGGAGATGGGATTTATTAGGTTTTTCTGGTTTTGCAGCACTTCATGGAAGGTCATGCAAAAAGTGCTCCAATATCTCGCCTGCCTCTCATCACTATCTTAGATACTAAAAATTATCTGAAAGACATTCCAGTTTGTCAGGTAATCTAGTTTTGCAGTGACTTATATTTGCACATTGCTATAGTTTGAAAATGTTTCTAATTGCAATTGGTGACTTTGACAGCCAATTCATTTGGAGCTAAACTTTTTCAGTAAAGAGAATCGGGTTCTACATTATCCTACTAGGGCTTTCTATATAGAAGGTGTAAATCTAATGGCTTACAATCTGTCTTCTGGAGCTGAAATTGTCTACAAGAAGCTTTTTGCATCGGTACTTCAACATTTTCAGTCTCCGAAAACTGTTGATTCCAAATGAGTAGTTGTATGATTGAACTCTTATGCTGAGCTGTCACTTATTTACTTTCAGATGCCTGGACACGTTGAGTTTCATGGAAGATACTTGCTCCATAGTAGAAAGCAACACTTGTTTCTTATTGTTTATGAGTTTAACGGTGCTTCCAGTGAAGTCGTTCTTTATTGGGAAAACACGAACTCTCAGTCATCAAACAGTAAAGCCAATACAATCAAAGGTCAATTGTTGACTTTTAAGTTATACTTAGATTCATTTTGCTGTTGGATTAGGAATCATGAATGTTTGGGAATGTTTCAGGTCGAGATGCTGCATTTATTGGTCTTAATGACGGCCAATTTGCGATTCTTGACGAGGATAGGATTGAACTATCCGTGTACACTTTGCCTGGAGGCTCGTCAAAACCTGCTGCTGAAAAGAATATGATAGATGAACCAAAACAGTACGAAGATCTTGATGTTTCCTCTATCAAGGGTCCACTGCAGTTTACCTTTGAAAGTGAAGTTGATCGCATTTTTTCTACTCCAGTAGGTAAGCAATAATCAATAACAGGGTGTTTGGTGGTGGGCCTAGTTTCTTGCACATTCTGATGAAGGTCTATTGTATTGTAGAATCAACCTTAATGTTTGCTTGTTTTGGGGACAAAATTGGCATGACAAAGCTTGTTCATGGATACAGCATTTCTACTTCTGATGGGCCTAATATGTACACAAAAGGTGAAGGGAAAAAGTCAATCAAGTTGAAAGCAAATGAGATTGTTTTGCAGGTtggtaaaatttatattaagCATTTATAAACAGTCCCTCCCTTCCCCTCACAAACTCACCATGCCGGAAATTGTGTATAATATAAACTGCTATTGTGTTTCTTCTACTTTCTTACCCATGCCTTCGCATTGGATTGATACAAGGATAGTAGAAATCTATAGTCTGGCTGACTTCATATTTTGTTCATTTTCTCAGGTTCAATGGCAAGAAACTCTCAGGGGATGTGTTGCTGGAATATTAACCACTCAGAGAGTACTAATTGTTTCTGCTGATTTAGAAGTTCTTGCCAGCAGTTCTATGAAGTTTGATAAAGGACTTCCTTCAATATCCTAAAATCCTTACGTTAGATCTTTAGTTTTATTTGTCCCAAGTCCCCCACACCCTTTTTTCCCCTTCTCTTTTTTTCATGATTTATCACTTCTTAAGTTGCTAAATTATGTGGGCCCTTAACTTAATATCACTTTAGATCTCTTCTTTGGGTTGGGCCAGCCCTTATGTTTTCCACCACCACTGCCATCAGTGTGCTTGGCTGGGATGGGAAAGTAAGGACCATTCTTTCCAGTAGCATGCCTAATGCTGGTGAGATCTTGTCTACGTAAATGTTCAGCTACCtgtaacttatatatattttgaataatCACAATAACTCGTCATCCTATGCAGTACTGGTTGGGACTTTGAATGACCGCTTGCTGCTTGCCAACCCGACTGAAATAAATCCAAGACAAAAGAAGGGCCTGGAGATAAAGCACTGCCTTGTAGGCCTTCTTGAACCTCTTCTTATTGGATTTGGTACCATGCAACAAAACTTTGAACAGAAGCTTGACCTGTCAGAGATATTGTACCAAATAACATCAAGGTTTTATTGacatttatctattttttgtAAGACTGTTACTTCTCCAAACACCTGACACCATGATAATATTACATCTCGAAGGTTTGACAGCTTAAGGATTACTCCAAGATCTCTTGATATTCTTGCCTCTGGTGCTCCTGTGTGTGGTGATCTTGCAGTATCTCTATCCCAATCAGGACCTCAGTTTACTCAGGTGACTAATTACAAGACCATCAAATGACTCCTTTTTTACATCGTTTATTAATCTGTTGTGAACTAGGTACTGCGGGGAGTCTATGCTATCAAAGCTCGTCGGTTTTCAACAGCTTTATCTGTTCTGAAGGATGAGTTTCTGCGATCTAGAGATTATCCACAGTGCCCTCCAACCTCACATTTATTCCACCGGTTTCGACAGTTGGGATATGCCTGTATCAAGTGTGTTTCTATCAAACATTTGTGTTAAAGTATAGTTTTCGTGTTATATACTTTCTTAGCATGTGATTGACAATATTAAACTTGTAGGTACGGTCAATTTGACAGTGCAAAAGAGACATTCGAAGTTATTTCTGACTACGAAAGCCTGCTTGACCTATTTATTTGCCACCTTAACCCTAGTGCAATGCGGCGTCTTGCTCAGAGATTGGAAGAAGAGAGTGCTGACTCAGAGTTAAGACGTTATTGTGAAAGGATACTAAGGGTGCGTTCTAGTGGGTGGACACAGGGGATTTTTGCCAACTTTGCTGCAGAAAGTATGGTTCCTAAAGGACCCGAATGGGGTGGTGGAAATTGGGAAATCAAAACACCTTCCAGTACAAAGAGTATACCTCAGTGGGAGTTGGCTGCCGAGGTCATGCCGTATATGCGAACTGATGATGGCAGCATTCCATCATTATCTACTGACCATATAGGTGTTTACCTAGGATTAATCAAAGGAAGGGGTAATATTGTTGAGGTTGGTGATAATAGTTTGGTAAAAGCATTCAAATCTGATAGCACCAATGTTAAGTCCAATGGTGGACAAACATCTCTTATTGCCTCCACATCCAACCAGCCATCTACAAGTCTTGGTGATTCATTAATGAATCTTGAATCCCTAACGAAGACCTCTGCAGATTCGGGCACAGCAGATGAACAGGCAAAGGCTGAGGaagaatttaaaaaatcattatatGGTAC
The Erigeron canadensis isolate Cc75 chromosome 2, C_canadensis_v1, whole genome shotgun sequence DNA segment above includes these coding regions:
- the LOC122586532 gene encoding uncharacterized protein LOC122586532, with amino-acid sequence MEWTTVQHLDLRHVGRSSKPFQPHAATFHPNQALVAVAAGTYVIEYDAYTGSKISSINIGAPVVRMSYSPTSGHAVVAILEDCTIRSCDFDTEQTWVLHSPEKKMERISIDTEVYLALTPLQPVVFFGFHRRMSVTVVGTVEGGRAPTKIKTDLKKPIVNLACHPRLAVLYVGYADGLIRAYNIHTYAVLYTLQLDQTIKLIGAGAFAFHPTLEWIFVGDRRGTLLAWDVSTERPIMIGITQVGSQPIISVAWLPVLRILVTLSKDGTLQVWKTRVAVNSNRPPMQANFFEPAAIEQIDIPRILSQQGGETVYPLPRIRSLEVHPKLNLAALMFANMTGGENAKNKAAYTREGRKQLFAVLQSARGSSASALKEKLQALGSSGVLADHQLQAQLQEHHMKGPSQLTISDIARKAFLFSHFMEGHAKSAPISRLPLITILDTKNYLKDIPVCQPIHLELNFFSKENRVLHYPTRAFYIEGVNLMAYNLSSGAEIVYKKLFASMPGHVEFHGRYLLHSRKQHLFLIVYEFNGASSEVVLYWENTNSQSSNSKANTIKGRDAAFIGLNDGQFAILDEDRIELSVYTLPGGSSKPAAEKNMIDEPKQYEDLDVSSIKGPLQFTFESEVDRIFSTPVESTLMFACFGDKIGMTKLVHGYSISTSDGPNMYTKGEGKKSIKLKANEIVLQVQWQETLRGCVAGILTTQRVLIVSADLEVLASSSMKFDKGLPSFRSLLWVGPALMFSTTTAISVLGWDGKVRTILSSSMPNAVLVGTLNDRLLLANPTEINPRQKKGLEIKHCLVGLLEPLLIGFGTMQQNFEQKLDLSEILYQITSRFDSLRITPRSLDILASGAPVCGDLAVSLSQSGPQFTQVLRGVYAIKARRFSTALSVLKDEFLRSRDYPQCPPTSHLFHRFRQLGYACIKYGQFDSAKETFEVISDYESLLDLFICHLNPSAMRRLAQRLEEESADSELRRYCERILRVRSSGWTQGIFANFAAESMVPKGPEWGGGNWEIKTPSSTKSIPQWELAAEVMPYMRTDDGSIPSLSTDHIGVYLGLIKGRGNIVEVGDNSLVKAFKSDSTNVKSNGGQTSLIASTSNQPSTSLGDSLMNLESLTKTSADSGTADEQAKAEEEFKKSLYGTAGDGSSSDEEGISKAKKLRIRIREKPDASATVDVDKIKEATKQFKLGDALGAPIHRTKSLTNQFQELNLNTPQPAVATSGPANPTPVDPFATGSFTQTTPVFPSGPMPTGAAVGPRPIPEDFFQNTIPSLQVAAALPPPGTYLSRYDQYTQGVETNKMPPNQVNSSVPNVSGAPIPQVSMQSVATESFGLPDGGVPPQSMSQPVIMPQPGVQMINTPVSSQPLDLSSLEGPGSANAPKPTERPPPTSVRPGQVPRGAAASVCFKIGLVHLEQNQLPDALSCFDEAFLALAKDYSRGADVKAQATICAQYKIAVTLLQEIGRLQKVQGASAISAKDEMARLSRHLGSLPLQAKHRINCIRTAIKRNMDVQNYGYAKQMLELLLSKAPAGKQDELRSLIDICVQRGLTNKSIDPLEDPSQFCAATLSRLSTIGYDICDLCGAKFSALASPGCIICGMGSIKRSDALAGPAPVPSPFG